The following is a genomic window from Bacteroidia bacterium.
ACGCGGAACCCGTGCTCATCGTCGAAAAGGATCGGATCGCATAGGGTCGTGCACGTTGTGCAAAACACCAGGAGCATGAGCTGTCGGCATCTACGTTCCGCCGGCTCTTACGGGAACAGGCAAATGGTCTGCGACGAGAGTCAACGGAGCAACAACATCGAACGCGTTTGCACAGTCGATGCCGCGCGTAGCCGGTAGAAATACGTCCCGCTTGGGAGATGGGAAGCATCAACGCGGACGGACCAGCTGCCCGCTTCGTACCTGGCGCTTCCCAGATCCATCAACTGACGTCCATGCGTGTCATACAGCGTCAGTTCCACTTCGGTCGCAACAGGGAGTTCGAAGCGGATGGTGGTTGAAGGATTAAATGGGTTCGGATAATTCTGATACAGGAATACCCGATCAGGCAGTGGGAACGAATGCCGCTCTGCGGATAGAGTCTGATCGCATTTGACTGTTACCGTATCGTGGCTGACAATCAGACCGTTACTCACCGTATTCCAGACTACCTCGAAATCCGCGTTTGCTGTCGCGTCGTTGTCGTAGCACACCACAAAGCCTTGCAGCCGCTGACCAGGAGAAATTTCGCTCGACGTACTCCTCCAGGTAACCTTTCTGTCGTTCGAAACAGGTGTCCAAAGATCCGGGGATCGTATGGTGCTCGCGTAGAGCGTGACATCGTCTGTAATAACTTCTGCCGTGAACGAAGTCAGCGGACTCCTCGGCAAATGCTGATTATCCACCAGAAATTCAAAACAGCACGGACTGGTGGTGTCTGTGCGTATGTCGACGCGGTCCGGTGCTACCGGTTGAATGGCGCAAAACGCGCTGAGAGTATCGCAGCACAATGTGCGGTCGTCAAGCAGTGTGCACCAATCCATCGCGATGCGCGTGGAAATTGCGGATGGGACGAGAGAGAGAACAAATCCTTCTGCTTTCTCACCGGTAAGGATAGTGCCGTTTACTTTGCGAAAAAGCACTGTGGCATCCGTCAGACTTTCCATGTCCCAACCTTGGGGTGCCGAAGCGTCGATCAGCACCGTGGCTGGATCGCGGAGAGAGATTCGTATCCCGTCGAAATCCGACTCCGGGACGTGGAGATTCGCCACGTCGATCCGATACGTGCAATACTCACCGGATGGTGCTATAGCGAGAGAATCACACCTAGGTTGAATTTGCTCGCAGGTAACCGCATTGAACTCGCAGCATTCGTCATTGCCGTCGAGAGAAGTGCACCATTGGTACAATACTTGATTTCCGAAGCTGCCGGGCTGGAGAGAGAGCAAAAACCCGCTCTGTTTACCGGAAGGAGCGATCATTCCTGTTGTATCTCGGAAAGTGATCTCGGTCGGGCTCTGAAGTTCGATGTTCCAACCGGAAGGAGCAGTCGCATCCAGCATGACGGCACCCGGCGTTTCCAGTTTGAGCCGGAAGGTGTTCACATTCGATGCGGGTTGATGCTTGTTGACAAAACCGAAATCGTACACGCACCCGCCCCTGGTTCTGACGGCAAATACCGAATCACAAGTGGATGGGGGAGGAGGATCGCATTGCAATTGCGCCGTGTCGCAACATACTGTCTGATTCTGAAGCATGGAGCACAGAGAGAGCCGTACCAAGCCGGTTGACGATGGATTGAAGCGCAAGAGGAAACCGATGGCGGAATCGTTGGGTGCCACGACGCCGGTATTTTTCTTGAAGGTGACTGTACCCGCTGTCTGCGACAGGATGTTCCAACCCACAGTGGGACTAGCCATTTGAATGCTGGCGCCCGGCGTCAACACGGTTACGCGCACCGCATCGAGATTGGATTGCGGACGGTGGGTATTGAAAACGGAAAGCGTCAGAGCGCAATTGCTGCCCTGGCGAACAGAGAAGCTGTCGCACCGTGATGCCACCTTGGGGGTGCAGGCGAACATGACAATGTCTTCGGTGAGCTTCCCACCATTCAGGGCGGTGGTGTAGCGCATTGCAATGCTCCCAGTGGTACCGCCCGGTGGCCGTATGAAAACCCGAAATCCGCCCAACTGTCCTCCACTGGCCACTGGTATATCATCCGACTGGAATTCCAGTGTTGTCGGATCCGTAATGCCACCGCCCCAAGGCCCCGAAGGAGTACCGACAAAGGTCGCTCCCGGCGTCAGCAGTGTGAGTTGCAGGCCGTTCAATGGTCCGGGAGGTTCATGCCTGTTGCGTATCGTCAATTCGAAAGCGCAGGACTCATCCGGCTGATTCGGTGTCGTTATACCGACGACCAGCAGACTGTCGATGTCCGGGGGTCTGCCTGTACAAATAATGTCCAGCGTATCTTTGGTCTTGACCGTATTGGCATACGCAGTCGTCCACTCAACGCGGAAAGCACCATTTGATCCCTGTGGTAAATCGATACACATGATGAATCCGTCAGCTGCTTCGCCGGGAGGGAGCTGGACGCCGCTCTCTCCGAAGATGAGGAGTGTGTCGCTTTCGATCGCAGGCCAGGGTCCGGGCGCTCCGGGTTGAAAACGGACACCCGGAGTAATGATGCGCAGCGCGAGTTGATCGAGCATGGATTGGGGTGTGTGTCTGTTCTCAAGACGAAGCTCGTAGCAACACGATGTTGGGTCCGGTTGCGTAACGATAAGCACATCCGGTCTGTTCTGTGCATGGCTGTGGACAGCACCGAAGGTGAAGAACAGAACGAGTGGGAGCAGCTTTCTCATGGCGATACCCGATGCTGGGATGAATGGCGCGTTCCGTGCACTGACAGGCGACGGGAATAAAAGCTAGTAAATTCAGACGGGAGTATCAATCATGAAACACTGTGCGAATTCATCTTCAAGCAAGATGCTCGCGATTCCCCCCGATTCGTGGTGCAAGGCTTCAAATTCAGGATTGAAGTACGGAGCTGTAAGGATGACTTCGATCCTCTCGCGGTGAGGTGGTGCCTGCGATCAGGCCGGAAGGAGAAATGGTCGCCGTGCGGTCAGGGACGCAATTGCGCCTTGCATTGGGTTCCCCATGCTCTGTACCTTTGTTTGCTGTGCATAAAACAACGGAACATCACCGAATGAAACGCTATCTTCGACGCTTCGGCGCCTCGCTGCTTCTCGCTTCCGCCTTGCTCCTGACCTCCTGCTCTCTTTCGAGCGACCTGACAAAAATGGAGGACAAGGATGATTACGTCGCGTACATAAAAAAATGGGCACCATCGGAGGACGCGTTTCTGGCGGTACAACGTCTGGCGAAACCCGCACTCGACGCTCAGGATTGGGAGGCCGCCATTGCCGTCTTCGAACAATACCGCAGCGCCTTTCCTCTTATGGCTGGCCGCTTCGATAAAATCATTTCCTTGCTTCGGGAGCCATCCTACAATGTCGAATTACGCAACCTGCGTGGGCTCAATACGGAATGGAATGAGATCAAACCCTCCGTCACGGTGGATGGTTCGCGCTTGTACTTCGCCAGCGACCGAGAAGGTGGATTCGGGAATCTGGACATATACGTGTCGGATTTCGAAAACGACGAGTGGTCGGAACCGGTCAATATCGGTGAGCGCATCAACACGAAGGAACACGAAACGATCAATGGTATTTCCTTTGACGGAACGAAAATCCTCGTGTACGGTGGTTTCGCCGGTCATCTAGGAAATGGCGACAATTATTATTTCGAAAAAACTGCCCGCGGCTGGTCCAACATCATCCATTTCCCTCCTCTTGTCAACAGCAAATTCTATGACTCCGATGCGTTCATGACTGCGGATGGCTTTGCGGTTCTGTTCACATCGGATCGCGAGGGCGTAACGGGCGACCGCGTCCCAAAGAATACACCCTTTCACGGCGGACTCAACGGTAACACCGACATTTTCGTATCGGTGCGGCGCGGTACATACTGGCAGCCACCCATCAATCTCGGACCGGCAATAAACACCCCGTATGCGGAGCGCTCCGCCTTCCTGCATCCTGACGGAAAAACGCTCTATTTTTCCTCGGACGGCCATCCCGGTCTTGGAAAGCTCGATGTGTTTAAATCCATCCGACTACGCGAAGATTCCTGGACAGAATGGAGTATACCCGTCAATCTCGGAAAGGATGTGAACACTTCCGAAGATGACTGGGGATACAAAATTACTCCCGATGGCAGGTATGCGTTTTATGCCGCATCCAATCGTCCCGGGAGTGCTGGTCAGAACGATCTGTACATGATCACTCTGCCGCGTGCAGCGCGTCCGGAAAGTCCTGTCGCCACGCTTTCCGGTAATATCCTTGACGACAATGGCAATCCCATCGGTGCCGACATCATGGTGCAGAGGTTGTCGGACGGCAAGGTGGTCGGTACCGGACAGAGCGACCCGGAAACGGGACGCTTCATGCTTTCGGTTCCCGAAGGAGACAATATCGCCCTTTTCGTTGAAAAAGAGGGCTATTATCCGGATGCGAAGAACCTTGATTTGAGTAAAGGAAGCCTTGCCGAAGCCGGTGATCGCAACGGCGACGGTCGTAACGGCGACGGTCAGAATGGTGATGGTCGGAATGGTGATGGTCGTAACGGCGACGGTCAGAATGGTGATGGCCGGAACGGCGACGGCCGGAATGGTGATGGTCGGAACGGCGACGGCCGGAATGGCGATGGTCGGAATGGCGATGGCCGTAACGGCGACGGTCAGAATGGAGATGGCCGGAACGGCGACGGTCGGAATGGCGATGGCCGTAACGGCGACGGTCAGAATGGAGATGGCCGGAATGGCGATGGTCGTAACGGCGACGGTCAGAATGGCGATGGCCGTAACGGCGACGGTCAGAATGGAGATGGTCGGAATGGAGATGGCCGGAATGGCGACGGTCGTAACGGCGACGGTCAGAATGGTGATGGTCGGAATGGCGATGGTCGGAATGGTGATGGCCGGAATGGCGATGGCCGGAATGGCGATGGCCGTAACCGAGACGGCCGAGACGGCAGCGGGCGCAGTTTTTCGTTCAATTTCGACCTGAAGTCCGTCGAGAGCATGAGGAGCAAACGTGACAAATGGGGTGATTTGCTGGCTCAAGGACTGAACAACATTTTCTTCGATTTCAACAAATGGGATCTCAGACCAGAATCCTATTTTGAGATAGATCGGCTGCTACGTTTCCTTGAGCTCCACCCTGATCTGCGCATCGTCATAGCAGCACATACCGACGACATTGGGACGGAGGATTACAACTTCGATTTGTCCAATAAACGCGCCCGCTCGGTGATGGACTATCTCATTCGCAAGAACATTGACAGGAGTCGATTGGAATTCCTCGGCTATGGCGAGTCGAGACCAGCCGTCCCGAATGATTCCGAGGAAAACAGGGCGAAGAATCGCCGGGTTGAATTTCGTCTGGCTGAAACCGACTAATCCTGTCAAAACGGCACACGCGCAACCGGTGTCGTACAAACTGCTCTGAGAATCATGACAGCAACGGGCGCGGTGAATTCCGCGCCCGCCGTTTTTTCCTTCCTGTGGCCAGCACACAAACCGCTTCACATTCTCAGGTCTTCGATCACACATTTTGCAGCATGTTTGCCGGATAAAAGCACCAACGGCACTCCGCCACCTGGATGAGCGGCACCCCCGCAGAGATACAGACCTCGTGGCTGGCGTACTCTGTTACCTGGACGCAGAAAAGCGGCATTTCTGGAATTGGAGGAGATTCCGTAAATGCTACCGCGAAAGGCGCTGTATTTTGTCTCGAGATCGGCCGGTGTGATGATGTGCTCGACCATAATGCGATCACGTATTTCAACACCGCTTGCAGTAAGCTGCCGTAGAACTGATTCGCGGATCCGATCAATGTCCGGCACAGCATTTCGCTCGGTCAATGCCGGCATATTGATGAGTACGAACCAGTTCTCTTGACCAGGCGGTGCGTGGTCCGGATCGGCTTTCGATGTTATCGAAACGTACACGGTGGGATCACTGGGAACCCGGCATTCGTCAAAAATCTGACGGAACTCTTTACGATAATTGCCGGAGAAAAAAATGTTGTGATGGGCGAGTTGTGCATGCGTAGTATCGACGCCCCAGAGAAAAACGAAACCGCTGCATGAGGGCTCGAAGGTACGTTTGCGTGACCATAGGGTCGAAGCTTCCAGCAAATGTGTCAGGGTGTAGACTGCATCAGCGTTGCTGACTATCCTCGAAAAAGGAAGGTCCTCACCGTGGATACGTAAGCCCCGGACCCGCTGACCGTCGTGCAATATCTGTTGCACATCCGATTCGTAATGGAGCGTCACTCCCATGTCCTGTGCCAGACGGGCAAGAGAGGTGACCAGCGCGTGCATTCCTCCGCGGACGTAGTATCCACCCAATCGGTACTCGACATGCGGAATGATGTTGAGAGTTGCCGGAGCTTTGAATGGATCGGAGCCATTGTATGTGGCATAGCGATCGAATATCTGTACAAGACGGTGATCTTCGAAAAATGAAGACACGGCATTGTGCACACTGCGAAAGGCATCGATACGCGGAAGTTGCAGTAAGG
Proteins encoded in this region:
- a CDS encoding T9SS type A sorting domain-containing protein, whose protein sequence is MRKLLPLVLFFTFGAVHSHAQNRPDVLIVTQPDPTSCCYELRLENRHTPQSMLDQLALRIITPGVRFQPGAPGPWPAIESDTLLIFGESGVQLPPGEAADGFIMCIDLPQGSNGAFRVEWTTAYANTVKTKDTLDIICTGRPPDIDSLLVVGITTPNQPDESCAFELTIRNRHEPPGPLNGLQLTLLTPGATFVGTPSGPWGGGITDPTTLEFQSDDIPVASGGQLGGFRVFIRPPGGTTGSIAMRYTTALNGGKLTEDIVMFACTPKVASRCDSFSVRQGSNCALTLSVFNTHRPQSNLDAVRVTVLTPGASIQMASPTVGWNILSQTAGTVTFKKNTGVVAPNDSAIGFLLRFNPSSTGLVRLSLCSMLQNQTVCCDTAQLQCDPPPPSTCDSVFAVRTRGGCVYDFGFVNKHQPASNVNTFRLKLETPGAVMLDATAPSGWNIELQSPTEITFRDTTGMIAPSGKQSGFLLSLQPGSFGNQVLYQWCTSLDGNDECCEFNAVTCEQIQPRCDSLAIAPSGEYCTYRIDVANLHVPESDFDGIRISLRDPATVLIDASAPQGWDMESLTDATVLFRKVNGTILTGEKAEGFVLSLVPSAISTRIAMDWCTLLDDRTLCCDTLSAFCAIQPVAPDRVDIRTDTTSPCCFEFLVDNQHLPRSPLTSFTAEVITDDVTLYASTIRSPDLWTPVSNDRKVTWRSTSSEISPGQRLQGFVVCYDNDATANADFEVVWNTVSNGLIVSHDTVTVKCDQTLSAERHSFPLPDRVFLYQNYPNPFNPSTTIRFELPVATEVELTLYDTHGRQLMDLGSARYEAGSWSVRVDASHLPSGTYFYRLRAASTVQTRSMLLLR
- a CDS encoding OmpA family protein, whose product is MKRYLRRFGASLLLASALLLTSCSLSSDLTKMEDKDDYVAYIKKWAPSEDAFLAVQRLAKPALDAQDWEAAIAVFEQYRSAFPLMAGRFDKIISLLREPSYNVELRNLRGLNTEWNEIKPSVTVDGSRLYFASDREGGFGNLDIYVSDFENDEWSEPVNIGERINTKEHETINGISFDGTKILVYGGFAGHLGNGDNYYFEKTARGWSNIIHFPPLVNSKFYDSDAFMTADGFAVLFTSDREGVTGDRVPKNTPFHGGLNGNTDIFVSVRRGTYWQPPINLGPAINTPYAERSAFLHPDGKTLYFSSDGHPGLGKLDVFKSIRLREDSWTEWSIPVNLGKDVNTSEDDWGYKITPDGRYAFYAASNRPGSAGQNDLYMITLPRAARPESPVATLSGNILDDNGNPIGADIMVQRLSDGKVVGTGQSDPETGRFMLSVPEGDNIALFVEKEGYYPDAKNLDLSKGSLAEAGDRNGDGRNGDGQNGDGRNGDGRNGDGQNGDGRNGDGRNGDGRNGDGRNGDGRNGDGRNGDGQNGDGRNGDGRNGDGRNGDGQNGDGRNGDGRNGDGQNGDGRNGDGQNGDGRNGDGRNGDGRNGDGQNGDGRNGDGRNGDGRNGDGRNGDGRNRDGRDGSGRSFSFNFDLKSVESMRSKRDKWGDLLAQGLNNIFFDFNKWDLRPESYFEIDRLLRFLELHPDLRIVIAAHTDDIGTEDYNFDLSNKRARSVMDYLIRKNIDRSRLEFLGYGESRPAVPNDSEENRAKNRRVEFRLAETD
- the crtI gene encoding phytoene desaturase family protein, encoding MAQKVAVIGAGFGGLAAAIELAVAGVEVHLYERHSAPGGKAAEVRTGGFRFDTGPSLLTMPFVVDDLYTSAGRKRDVLFEPVDPICRYFFDDGTRFDAWSDEMRLLEEVRNLAPGEEVAVRRFLDYSERIYRLTSDLFLFNRLDDLKNLLHTRNLLTLLQLPRIDAFRSVHNAVSSFFEDHRLVQIFDRYATYNGSDPFKAPATLNIIPHVEYRLGGYYVRGGMHALVTSLARLAQDMGVTLHYESDVQQILHDGQRVRGLRIHGEDLPFSRIVSNADAVYTLTHLLEASTLWSRKRTFEPSCSGFVFLWGVDTTHAQLAHHNIFFSGNYRKEFRQIFDECRVPSDPTVYVSITSKADPDHAPPGQENWFVLINMPALTERNAVPDIDRIRESVLRQLTASGVEIRDRIMVEHIITPADLETKYSAFRGSIYGISSNSRNAAFLRPGNRVRQPRGLYLCGGAAHPGGGVPLVLLSGKHAAKCVIEDLRM